The genome window AGGCGACCAGCCGCATCGAGGCAACGAACGAGGCGACACCTTCGTGAACCATAAATGAACAGGATCTCGAGCAAAATGGCCGCGTGGAGGGGCAACGCCTTGACTCAACCCGTTTCTCACGAGGAAGAGACTGATATGTTGTTGAAGGCTGCGTGCGCAAGCGGCCGTCCCCGTATCTTTTGACTTCAACTGCATCACGCGTCCCGTCGTCTGGAGTCCTACTTTTGAATGACAATGCTGCCGACAATTCCGCTGCCCGTCCCAGTTTCGAGCACGCTCTGGCCGAGCTGGAAACGATTATGCACGCTTTGGAGGAGGGCAAACTTGGGCTGGCCGATGGCCTGGGCCAATACGAGCGTGGAGTGACGCTTCTCAGGCAATGCTACGAGCTTTTGGACCATGCGGAGCGGCGGATCGAGGTCTTGTGCGGGGTCGACGCCGAGGGTAATCCGGTCACTCAGCCTTTCGATGCAGCCAGTTCGCAGAGCTTGGAAGAAAAAGGCCAAACCCGTAGTCGACGACGTTCCGCCGCAAAACCGGCCCGCCCGCAGGCCCCCCCGGCGTCGGAATCTGTCGACGACGTAGACGAACCGGGCGGCCTCTTTTAGAATACGCCTGTCATGCGCCCCCGCCCCTAAGTCGTTGCGACGATGATGGAAACGTCGACAGTACCATTCACCCAGCTTGCCGCCGCCGCCCAGGCGCAAATCTCGGCGGCGCTCGAATCGTATACGAATCTTCCCGTGGATTGCCCGCCGCGACTCGCCGAAGCGATTCGCTACAGTCTGCTGGCCCCAGGAAAGCGTTTGCGCCCGCTATTGGTGTTAATGGCGGCCGAGGCTTGCGGTGGAAATAGCGAGGCCGCGATGCCGGCCGCTTGCGCGGTGGAAATGGTCCACGCCTACTCGCTCATCCATGATGATTTGCCCTGCATGGATGACGACGATATGCGACGGGGCCGTCCGACGTGTCACAAGGCGTTTGGCGAAGCATTGGCGGTGTTGGCGGGAGACGCATTGCTGACGATGGCCTTCGAAGTGCTTTCCCGCGATGTGCGTCCTGCCCGGGTGGCGGCCGACTGCTGCTTGGAATTGGCCCGCGCCGCCGGGCCGGCGGCACTGGTCGGAGGTCAGGCCGACGATCTGGACGGCACGAGTGTCGCGGGTGACATCAATCGCCTGGAAGCCATTCATCGGCGCAAAACGGGAGCCATGATTCAGGTCTCGATTCGGCTGGGCGCGATGATCGTTCGCGCGTCGCGCCGGCAGCGATCAGCACTCGAAAAATACGGCCAGCGGCTAGGGCTGGCATTTCAAATCACTGACGACTTGTTGGATGTGGGCGGGAATGAGCAGGCGCTGGGAAAGCGAGCGGGCAAGGACGCAGATCGGGGAAAGCTGACTTTCCCTGGCTTGTTGGGAGTGGACGAAAGCCGTCGCCGTGCCGAACAGTTGATTGCCGAGGCATTGGCGGCCGTGGCGTCCTTGGGCCCGCAAGCCGAGGGACTGGAAGCCTTGGCCCGAGCTGTGCTGGAAAGGAACCATTAGATGACTGAGCTGCTGCCTAGTATCGAATCTCCCCAGGATCTGCGCGCTCTCTCGCTGGTGCAGCTTGAGCAGTTGGCTGCCGAGATGCGCGAGGCCCTGTGTAATTTGGTATCGAGCCGCACGGCCCACTTCGCCTCGAACCTGGGCGTGGTCGAGCTCTGCCTGGCCCTGCATACGACTTTTGACTTCAGCCGAGATCGCTTGATCTGGGATACCGGCCATCAGATCTATCCCCACAAGCTGATCACAGGCCGATACCGCCAGTTCTCTACCATTCGCACCAAGGGGGGCCTGATGGGCTACCCCAACCCGCACGAGAGCGAATACGACCTTTTCATGACCGGCCACGCTGGCTGCAGCGTTTCAACGGCGCTGGGGCTGAAAAGCGGCGACGATCTGCAGCCTGGCCAGGAAGATCGCCATTCAGTGGCAGTGATCGGCGATGGCGCGTTCCCGTCGGGCATCGTTTTCGAGGCGCTCAATAACCTGGGCGGCCTGAAGAAGCGCATGCTGGTGATCCTTAACGACAACAAGATGTCGATCTGCCCTCGCGTCGGCGGTATGGCCGACTATTTCGACCGCTTGCGGCTCAACCCGCTCTATACAGGTTTGAAACAGGAGGTCGCCAAAGCCCTGTCGATGGTCCCGCTAGGCGATCAGATGGAGCGGCTCCTGGACCAAGCTCGCTATTCGATCAAGGCCGGACTACATGGCGGCATGCTGTTCGAAGAATTGGGCATCCGCTACATGGGTCCGATCGACGGTCACAATATTGGCCAGCTGTGCAAATACTTGAAGCTGGTCAAGGATGTTGAGGGGCCGGTGTTGCTGCACGTCGTGACCGAAAAGGGGCACGGCTTCCAACCTGCCGAGCAAGATCCGGTCTTTTTTCACACCCCCGCTCCGTTCCGTCGCGAGCGCGACGGCGCCGTAGCCGTGAAGAAGAGTTCGTCCCGCGCTTACACGAATGTGGCCAGCGAGGCGATCGCCCAGGTCATGCGGCAAAACAAGAAGGTCACCGTGATGACCGCCGCCATGTGCCAGGGAAACAACCTGGAATTGGTGCGTGACGAGTTCCCTGACCGCTTCTTCGATACGGGCATTTGCGAATCGCACGCCGTGGCTTTTGCCGCAGGCCAGGCCAAGACCGGCCTGCGACCGATTGTCGATATCTACAGCACCTTCTTGCAACGCAGCTACGACCAGATTTTCCAAGAGGTGGCGCTACAGAACCTGCCCGTCACCTTCATGCTCGATCGTGCCGGGCTGACCGGCCCCGACGGTCCGACGCACCACGGCGCTTTCGATATCGGCTACATGCGTCTGTTCCCGAACATGACCGTGATGACCCCCGGGGACGAGAG of Pirellulales bacterium contains these proteins:
- a CDS encoding farnesyl diphosphate synthase is translated as MMETSTVPFTQLAAAAQAQISAALESYTNLPVDCPPRLAEAIRYSLLAPGKRLRPLLVLMAAEACGGNSEAAMPAACAVEMVHAYSLIHDDLPCMDDDDMRRGRPTCHKAFGEALAVLAGDALLTMAFEVLSRDVRPARVAADCCLELARAAGPAALVGGQADDLDGTSVAGDINRLEAIHRRKTGAMIQVSIRLGAMIVRASRRQRSALEKYGQRLGLAFQITDDLLDVGGNEQALGKRAGKDADRGKLTFPGLLGVDESRRRAEQLIAEALAAVASLGPQAEGLEALARAVLERNH
- the dxs gene encoding 1-deoxy-D-xylulose-5-phosphate synthase, whose translation is MTELLPSIESPQDLRALSLVQLEQLAAEMREALCNLVSSRTAHFASNLGVVELCLALHTTFDFSRDRLIWDTGHQIYPHKLITGRYRQFSTIRTKGGLMGYPNPHESEYDLFMTGHAGCSVSTALGLKSGDDLQPGQEDRHSVAVIGDGAFPSGIVFEALNNLGGLKKRMLVILNDNKMSICPRVGGMADYFDRLRLNPLYTGLKQEVAKALSMVPLGDQMERLLDQARYSIKAGLHGGMLFEELGIRYMGPIDGHNIGQLCKYLKLVKDVEGPVLLHVVTEKGHGFQPAEQDPVFFHTPAPFRRERDGAVAVKKSSSRAYTNVASEAIAQVMRQNKKVTVMTAAMCQGNNLELVRDEFPDRFFDTGICESHAVAFAAGQAKTGLRPIVDIYSTFLQRSYDQIFQEVALQNLPVTFMLDRAGLTGPDGPTHHGAFDIGYMRLFPNMTVMTPGDESDLVAMLDFALAHDGPTSMRYPKTAAERLDRPASPIEHGRAEVLEWGHDCMLIACGTTLGDCTRAATALRSEG